A window from Thunnus albacares chromosome 19, fThuAlb1.1, whole genome shotgun sequence encodes these proteins:
- the cited4a gene encoding cbp/p300-interacting transactivator 4a codes for MAEHMMMPMTHGFRMGMNGPPQHNGQPGMRSLPNGQVMHYGRNPQSNMEAAMRQRSGMVGPGGMGGPVNGAPMANHHHQMMSGNMMYNNQGPQQQHHHMHPQQQQQQQQQQQQQGGHPQQYLTSQQLMASMHLQKLNTQYHGHPLSTANGHHLPNGAQYRMGPAQLSGMQHIAAPLGLNGMDMDLIDEEVLTSLVLEFGLDRVQELPELFLGQNEFDFISDFVCKQQPSTVSC; via the coding sequence ATGGCTGAACACATGATGATGCCCATGACCCACGGCTTCAGGATGGGCATGAACGGACCTCCGCAGCACAATGGCCAGCCGGGCATGCGCAGCCTGCCCAACGGTCAGGTGATGCACTATGGCAGGAATCCTCAGAGCAACATGGAGGCGGCCATGAGACAGAGGTCGGGTATGGTTGGGCCTGGAGGGATGGGAGGCCCTGTGAACGGAGCTCCGATGGCCAACCATCACCATCAGATGATGTCTGGGAACATGATGTACAACAACCAGGGcccccagcagcagcaccaccacATGCaccctcagcagcagcagcagcagcaacagcagcagcagcagcagggtggACACCCACAGCAGTACCTCACCTCCCAGCAGCTCATGGCCAGCATGCACCTGCAGAAACTCAACACTCAGTATCACGGACATCCGCTCAGCACGGCCAATGGCCACCACCTGCCCAATGGTGCTCAATACCGGATGGGTCCAGCCCAGCTTTCAGGTATGCAGCACATAGCCGCCCCTTTGGGGCTAAACGGCATGGACATGGATCTGATCGATGAGGAGGTTCTGACTTCACTGGTGCTGGAGTTTGGGTTGGACCGTGTTCAGGAGCTGCCAGAGCTCTTCCTTGGACAGAATGAGTTTGACTTTATATCAGACTTTGTGTGCAAACAGCAGCCGAGCACGGTGAGCTGTTGA